In one Novosphingopyxis iocasae genomic region, the following are encoded:
- a CDS encoding beta strand repeat-containing protein: MATFFGSSLNENLVGTPGDDRFLISPGVDTLDGAGGIDSLIVSFPPPAPGSIVSIIFGSASVSVPLFNIDTTFSNFERVEMNYLNSLVTYSIDASQVVLPSGPSSFDRRYGIDINTGSGDDTIFGSAGVDRIDAGSGVNSISAGAGDDEIRVSGSGSTIDGGAGFDRVTISGLTGSIIVSGASSAIDVAGDTVSNAEFLLLEASGGSRIDASNSPIGIQIRESRDNFDDTLIGSQFSDSFYLAAGLGTDVVSGGAGIDNFFFNFDFGVPVKGIDGTTITDLELGESLLLASQNDAQINSFLGRNAFTGVAGQVRYEFNNGQTIIQFDYDGDARSDASLILSNGMFALSQKAVPQFVLEIDPTGTVSDGLISGATVFADSNGNGSLDAGEQSVITDGAGQYSWSTAPSGPIVAQGGTNLDTGLPNLITLQAPAGSGVVNPLTLLIKSYMDSQATDAATAEAALKAALGIAPTLDLLNVDLVTASASSAAALEAQKLAAMVVNIVTAGAQTSGAANAEATLLGSLVDQIVASPAGALDLTNAQTLQTVLGTVLSGSTLDKQVTTLASANASIDNSSSLAGVSAGQLAALTPLLNTDSNYTASNVSVDEGNSMTGAAIVQITRPAGQILVAQTLYAKVAGGSAVQGEDYIVATGATFGVGQTAASAVLFIQGDTKFEPDETVTIEFYRDAAFTQLATSATVTILNDDAKPAGLLEATSGNDLIFATGAENATLSGGAGDDTYVIANAGDQIVEGPGGGIDTVLTSISYALNGGALVENVSTQTHADTTPIDLIGNSHSQQMIGNFGNNVLNGNGGLDTLIGLKGDDIYVVGDPGVAIREVAGEGFDTVYTGTSYKLGAGVSVEVLSTQTHADTAALDLSGNELAQQIVGNMGNNVLDGGAGSDVLIGLGGADTFAFTTALGGDNVDMIQDFSASEGDRILLSSSVFDKLAAGTLSGSAFATGKAATTADHRIIYDKDSGQLFYDPDGNGSAEAILFATFSPGTIVEASSVAVL, translated from the coding sequence ATGGCAACTTTCTTTGGCAGCAGTCTCAACGAAAACCTAGTCGGCACGCCTGGCGACGACAGATTCTTGATATCTCCCGGCGTGGATACGCTTGATGGAGCCGGAGGAATCGACAGCCTAATCGTAAGTTTCCCTCCGCCAGCACCCGGCAGTATCGTCTCCATCATATTCGGCTCGGCGTCTGTCAGCGTTCCTCTTTTTAATATCGATACGACCTTCTCGAATTTCGAGCGGGTCGAGATGAATTACCTCAATAGTCTTGTGACGTATTCCATCGACGCGTCGCAGGTCGTTTTGCCGAGCGGTCCGTCAAGTTTCGACCGCCGGTATGGGATCGATATCAATACGGGTTCCGGTGACGACACCATTTTTGGGAGTGCAGGGGTTGATCGGATCGACGCCGGCTCAGGCGTCAATTCTATCTCAGCAGGTGCGGGCGACGATGAGATAAGGGTGTCGGGGAGCGGCAGCACCATAGACGGGGGGGCCGGTTTCGACCGGGTCACCATTTCCGGCTTGACCGGCAGCATCATTGTTTCCGGAGCCAGTTCTGCAATCGATGTCGCCGGAGATACCGTATCAAATGCTGAATTTCTTCTCCTTGAGGCGTCCGGGGGCTCGCGCATCGATGCGAGCAATTCACCTATAGGGATCCAGATTAGAGAGAGCCGGGATAATTTCGACGATACCCTGATCGGGTCGCAGTTCAGCGACTCTTTCTACCTTGCTGCGGGCCTTGGAACCGACGTCGTTTCCGGCGGAGCGGGAATCGACAACTTCTTTTTCAATTTCGATTTCGGTGTTCCCGTCAAAGGGATCGACGGCACGACGATCACGGATCTGGAGCTTGGCGAGTCACTCCTTTTGGCGTCCCAGAACGACGCACAGATAAATTCCTTTCTTGGTCGCAACGCATTCACCGGCGTCGCCGGACAGGTCCGCTACGAATTCAATAACGGCCAGACCATTATCCAATTCGATTATGATGGCGATGCACGCTCCGATGCAAGTTTGATCCTGTCGAACGGCATGTTCGCGCTGAGTCAGAAAGCGGTGCCGCAGTTCGTCCTCGAGATCGACCCTACAGGCACGGTCTCTGATGGACTGATTTCCGGTGCAACCGTCTTCGCGGACTCCAATGGAAACGGTTCGTTGGACGCCGGAGAGCAGTCGGTGATCACCGATGGGGCAGGTCAATACAGTTGGTCGACGGCACCTTCGGGCCCCATAGTCGCGCAAGGCGGTACGAATTTGGATACCGGCCTTCCCAACCTAATCACTCTGCAGGCCCCTGCAGGTTCGGGCGTTGTGAACCCCCTTACCTTGTTGATTAAGTCCTATATGGACAGTCAGGCTACCGATGCCGCAACCGCCGAAGCCGCATTGAAAGCCGCCCTAGGCATAGCACCTACACTGGACCTTCTTAACGTGGACCTGGTGACGGCGTCAGCTTCGAGTGCGGCTGCCCTCGAAGCCCAAAAACTTGCAGCGATGGTGGTAAACATCGTCACCGCGGGCGCGCAGACAAGCGGCGCAGCGAATGCCGAAGCCACCCTCCTTGGTTCGCTCGTTGATCAGATCGTTGCAAGTCCAGCCGGTGCGCTGGACCTGACCAATGCTCAAACGTTACAAACTGTTCTCGGAACGGTCCTGAGTGGTTCGACGCTGGACAAGCAGGTAACCACACTTGCGTCTGCTAACGCGTCCATAGACAATTCCTCTTCGCTGGCGGGCGTATCGGCAGGCCAACTGGCGGCATTGACCCCGCTTTTGAACACCGACAGCAATTATACCGCCTCCAACGTTTCGGTGGATGAAGGCAACAGCATGACCGGCGCGGCGATTGTGCAAATCACGCGGCCCGCAGGTCAGATCTTAGTAGCCCAAACGCTTTACGCTAAGGTGGCTGGCGGCTCTGCGGTTCAGGGCGAAGACTATATCGTCGCGACCGGTGCCACCTTTGGGGTGGGTCAGACCGCGGCTAGCGCCGTGTTGTTCATTCAAGGAGATACCAAGTTCGAGCCTGACGAGACCGTGACTATCGAGTTCTACAGGGATGCGGCGTTCACTCAACTCGCGACCTCGGCGACAGTCACCATCCTCAACGACGACGCGAAGCCTGCAGGCCTGCTGGAGGCAACCTCGGGGAACGACCTGATCTTCGCAACCGGCGCTGAAAACGCGACGCTTTCGGGCGGTGCGGGCGATGATACCTATGTAATCGCCAACGCCGGTGACCAGATTGTCGAAGGGCCGGGCGGGGGCATTGACACTGTGCTTACATCGATCAGTTATGCGCTCAACGGTGGCGCGCTGGTCGAAAACGTCTCGACCCAGACCCATGCCGATACCACCCCGATAGATCTTATCGGCAACAGTCATTCGCAGCAGATGATCGGCAATTTCGGCAATAACGTGCTCAATGGCAATGGCGGCCTCGACACCTTAATCGGTCTCAAGGGCGATGACATTTATGTCGTGGGCGATCCGGGAGTCGCCATTCGCGAAGTGGCAGGCGAAGGTTTCGACACTGTATACACCGGTACTTCCTACAAACTTGGCGCAGGCGTTTCGGTAGAGGTCCTCTCGACGCAAACGCATGCCGATACCGCAGCTCTCGACCTGAGCGGTAACGAACTCGCCCAGCAGATCGTGGGGAATATGGGTAACAATGTCCTTGATGGCGGCGCCGGTTCAGACGTTCTCATCGGCCTTGGCGGTGCGGACACGTTCGCGTTCACCACCGCGCTTGGCGGCGACAATGTCGACATGATCCAAGATTTTTCGGCGAGCGAGGGTGATCGTATTTTGCTGTCTTCCTCGGTCTTCGACAAACTTGCCGCCGGAACTCTCTCAGGCAGCGCCTTTGCTACTGGCAAGGCTGCGACCACCGCCGACCATCGGATCATCTACGACAAAGATTCCGGCCAGCTATTCTACGATCCCGATGGAAACGGTTCGGCCGAGGCCATCTTGTTTGCAACTTTTTCTCCCGGCACCATTGTCGAAGCTAGCAGCGTCGCTGTGCTCTAA
- a CDS encoding copper resistance protein B: protein MTRTIALLFALAASPVAAQHAGHGGHAGMQQAEPEKAPASGADTADGKATAKDNAGSSHSGMDHGAMNHGSMNHDAKNHGSMDHSSMSQGTMDHGTMDHSGIDHGRMNHGAVDHSRMTPQAADNVAPAPGAPGAGGAPSTGTVPTFEAPPPAAAGSGPARAADAIWGADAMRASRQQLKTENGGQRFFWSMADRAEYRARDGRAGYLWDLQGFYGGDIDKFFYKSEGEGSFGEKIERAEVQALWSHAIGPWFDLQTGLRQDFAPRDRTYAVIGVQGLAPYRFEVDTALFLSDTGDLTARAEAELDQRITQRLILQPRAEFNFAGQDVPELGIGAGLDRAELGLRLRYEIAREFAPYIGIEQEWRVGRSADFARAEGERPSATNFVAGVRLWF from the coding sequence GTGACGCGCACGATCGCTCTGCTGTTCGCACTCGCCGCCAGTCCTGTTGCGGCCCAGCATGCAGGCCATGGCGGCCATGCTGGTATGCAGCAGGCCGAGCCGGAAAAGGCCCCCGCTTCCGGGGCCGACACCGCCGACGGGAAAGCGACCGCCAAGGATAATGCCGGTTCGAGCCATTCCGGCATGGATCACGGTGCGATGAACCACGGCTCCATGAACCATGACGCCAAGAACCACGGCTCGATGGATCACAGCTCCATGAGCCAAGGGACCATGGACCACGGAACCATGGACCACAGCGGCATAGATCATGGCAGAATGAATCACGGCGCGGTGGACCACAGCCGGATGACGCCGCAGGCCGCCGACAATGTCGCGCCCGCCCCCGGCGCCCCCGGCGCTGGTGGCGCTCCGTCCACCGGCACCGTCCCCACCTTCGAAGCCCCACCGCCCGCTGCCGCCGGCAGCGGGCCGGCTCGCGCCGCCGACGCCATCTGGGGCGCCGATGCGATGCGGGCTTCCCGCCAGCAGTTGAAAACCGAAAATGGCGGACAGCGTTTTTTCTGGTCCATGGCCGACCGCGCCGAATATCGCGCCCGTGATGGGCGCGCCGGCTATCTGTGGGACCTGCAAGGCTTCTACGGCGGCGATATCGACAAGTTCTTCTACAAGAGCGAGGGCGAGGGCAGCTTCGGCGAGAAGATCGAGCGTGCCGAGGTGCAGGCTTTGTGGAGCCACGCCATCGGCCCCTGGTTCGATCTGCAGACAGGGCTGCGGCAGGATTTCGCACCACGCGATCGCACCTACGCCGTGATCGGCGTTCAGGGGCTGGCCCCTTATCGCTTCGAAGTCGATACCGCTCTGTTCCTATCGGACACTGGTGATCTGACCGCCCGTGCCGAGGCGGAGCTGGATCAGCGCATCACCCAGCGCCTGATCTTGCAACCGCGCGCTGAGTTCAACTTCGCGGGGCAGGACGTGCCGGAACTAGGCATCGGTGCAGGGCTCGACCGCGCAGAGCTGGGCCTGCGTCTGCGCTACGAAATCGCCCGCGAGTTCGCGCCATATATAGGCATCGAACAGGAATGGCGTGTAGGTCGCAGTGCCGACTTTGCCCGCGCGGAAGGCGAGCGTCCGTCGGCGACCAACTTTGTCGCCGGGGTGCGCTTGTGGTTCTGA